A part of Miscanthus floridulus cultivar M001 chromosome 6, ASM1932011v1, whole genome shotgun sequence genomic DNA contains:
- the LOC136461217 gene encoding phosphatidylserine decarboxylase proenzyme 2-like: MLDIKDQINMDEVKDPIESFKTFNEFFIRGLKPGARPIAHGDQDSVATCAADSRLMAFSSVDESTRLWIKGRKFSIEGLLGTSVHSNALSNGSLVIFRLAPQDYHRFHVPVSGTVEKFVEIPGCLYTVNPIAVNSKYCNVFTENKRVVSIISTSKFGKVAVVAIGATMVGSITFLKKEGDYVHKGDKFGYFSFGGSTVICVFEKDAIQFDADLVANRERSLETLSVGMTLGVSTRNKGLQVPDLQEFSLG; this comes from the exons ATGCTTGACATTAAG GATCAAATTAATATGGATGAGGTCAAGGACCCTATTGAAAGTTTTAAG ACTTTTAATGAATTTTTCATAAGAGGACTGAAGCCTGGTGCCAGGCCAATTGCACATGGTGACCAAGACAGTGTTGCTACCTGTGCTGCTGATAGCCGTTTAATGGCTTTCAGTTCCGTTGATGAGAGCACAAGGCTTTGGATCAAG GGCCGCAAATTTTCAATTGAGGGTCTCCTAGGGACCAGTGTGCACTCAAATGCTTTAAGCAATGGATCGTTGGTCATTTTCCGGCTGGCACCTCA GGACTACCATAGGTTCCATGTACCAGTCTCAGGAACTGTGGAGAAATTTGTGGAAATTCCTGGGTGCCTGTACACG GTCAATCCCATCGCTGTGAATAGCAAGTATTGCAATGTATTCACTGAGAATAAAAGAGTTGTCTCAATAATATCAACTTCCAAGTTTGGAAAG GTAGCAGTTGTTGCGATTGGAGCAACCATGGTAGGAAGCATCACGTTCTTGAAAAAAGAGGGTGACTACGTCCACAAAGGAGATAAG TTTGGGTATTTCTCCTTTGGAGGGAGCACAGTGATATGCGTCTTCGAGAAG GATGCGATCCAATTTGATGCTGATCTTGTGGCAAACAGGGAAAGGTCACTGGAAACCCTTTCTGTTGGTATGACTCTGGGCGTCTCGACAAGGAACAAGGGACTGCAAGTCCCAGATTTGCAGGAATTTTCGCTTGGATGA